In Paenibacillus dendritiformis, the DNA window GGAGTCCTGCGGGTTCTGGGGGGGCCTGGTCTTCCCGAGTCAAGAACCGTTCAGACGCTTTCGGTGGCATAGAGTACCTTGGAAGTTCCCGGACATCCGGTTCCGAGAGTACCGGTCCCGGGTCTTCCCCATCCTCCCCGGCCTCCGTTACCAGACTGTCGCCGCTTCCGAAGTGGATCACGGAAACGGTGCCTGCCTACGGCACATAACCCCGGACATATGAAGCCAAATCTGTCAAAACAGGAGGGATTACGATGTTTCAACGCTCATCCCAGCGGATTAAGCCGACGGACACATTCATCGGCCACGGCACCGATATGAACGGCACCATTCACTCGCAGTCGAATGTGCGCATCGACGGTAAATTTACGGGCGAGCTGAGCAGCAGCGGCACGATCACCGTCGGCGAGCGCGGAGAGGCTCACTCCACCTTGATCGCCCGCCATGTCGTCGTCGCGGGCACCGTTGTCGGCGATATCAAGACGACGGGCAGGCTGCTCATCACCTCGTCTGGACAGGTGCTGGGCCATTGCGAATCGGGGCTGCTGGTCGTCGAGGAAGGCGGCATCCTGAACGGCACGAGCATGGTGGAGCGGGAAGCGAAGGAAGGAACCTTCGCGAACGGCGCTGCCGCCGCCTGTGAACCGCCCGAACGGGAACGGCCGGAGAAGCAGGACGACGAGGAAAATGCCGGAACGAAGCAAGCGGGCTAACCAAGCCGCTTGCTTTTTTTCTGGGGCTCACTCTCCCCAATCAAGAGAGATGTGGCCCCGTATGTAATTTGCGCCTGCCCTCTGTTTATGCTAGTTGGCTTAGCTCTTGCTCACCGCCGTATCATCCGCGCCATCCTCCCGGCGCCTGAAACGGCTGTGTCTCGCACCCTCTCCAGCCTTCTTCCTCTCCATTCTCTAGTTTCCCTTCCAAGCCCTCATTCCAATCCCTGCTCTGCGACAACCCTTTCCCCACACGCTTTGCCCCTATCTTGCAACTACATCCTTGTCCTTTCCAACTGCCTCTTTTTCCCCGCCCCGACGGGAATCCGGCCCGAAGGCGATGCCGCTGTCCTCTTGCTAACGCAGCGATTCATAGGGCAAATCCGTCAGCCGGACGCGCCACAGCCGATTCAACGGCCGATGCTTCGCGATACATTGCTCGCACCCGCCGATCGGATTATCGCCGCAGAAGCCCGTCCGAAATACCAGCATCGCTTCCTCATGGACCAGCAGGCGCTGGCAGCCCAGGCATTTCACTGCCGTAGGCAATTGCTTCCCTCTCATGTGCTTGCTCCCCTCATCCCGAATGGATTCATGCCGGTCCCCCGCGTTGCCGTGTCAATCCGCCGCCCAGGCCCGGCATCGTCTTGGGCCATGGCGGATAGCGAAGCCGCTCCACCCTGTCCATCTCCGGGCGGCAGCTGCTTCGCCACAGCCGGCGGGCCTCTTCGTCCGCCGGTTCGGCGGGACGCTCCCGCCAGAGCGGCACCCCTCCGCGCGCAGCCCAGCGCTGCGCGTATTCCGCCACCCGGTACGGCACATAGCGTACCGGCCGCTTCATCGGCGCGAACAGCTCCCCAAGCGCCGCCAACGGCTGCCCGTCCGCCGTGCCGAGGAGGACGGTGCCGGTCGCCTGCAGCCAGGCGGGAGGCAGATACGCGACATCGGTCGCAGGCCCGGCCTCCCCTCCCCCGCGCAGGCGCTCCGTCGAGCCGGGCGCAGCCTCCGGCGCGGCCACGATGGCGAGGCGCATCGCCTCCGCAAGCCCCCGGCCGCGAGGCCAAGAGCCCGGCACGACGACGGCATCGGCACGGCGGACGGCGTAGTCCGCATGCACGGTGCACAGCATGCGGCTGGCGCAGACGCGGCGCCAGTGCTCGGCCTCCTCGGCTTCCGGGAGGACGAGCCAGACATCATGGCCGAGCTTGCTCAGCCGCCAGGCCAGGTCCAGCCCCCCCTCCCGCGCTCCCATTACAGCGCATCGCATGCCTTTCCCTCCTCCCTGGCGTTCCCATTCCTAGCGAACCGGGCCGCCCGCCGCATAGCGGCGCAAATAATCGGCCAGCGCTTCGCGCCACGGGCGCATCGGCGGAAAGCCGTTCAAGCGCAGCGCCCATCCTTCCAGGGCCGAAAAGGACGGCCGCCGGGCAGGACGGGGAAATTGCGATGTCGGCACGGAACGAACCTTAACGGACAATCCCGCCTCCTCCATAATCGCAAGCGCAAATTCATGCCAGGAGCAGATCCCGGCATTTGTGACATGATATGTTCCAAAGCGGTTCGTCCGCAGCAGCCGCAAGATCATTTCGGCCAGATCGAGCGTATACGTAGGGCAGCCCGATTGATCATGCACCACTTTGAGCTCCGGCTGGACCGCCGCTTGACGCAGCATCGTCTTGACGAAGTTATTGCCATGCGGCCCATATACCCACGACGTCCGAACGATGAAGGAGGACGGCTGCAGAAGCTGCACGAACCGCTCCCCTTCCCGCTTCGACGCGCCGTACACATTGATCGGGCGAGTGCGGGACGTCTCGGTGTACGGCTTCGTCGTCCGGCCGTCGAACACATAATCCGTGCTGACGTAGACGAGCTTCGCCCCGGCCTGGCTCGCGGCCGCCGCGACATTGCGCGAGCCGAAGGCATTGACTTGGTACGCCAGATCCGGATTGAGCTCCGCTTCGTCCACCTTCGTATATGCCGCGGCATGAATGACAGCGGATGGCCGATCCCGCAGAAATACACGCAGCACCTCCTCCGCATCCGTCACATCCAGCTCCTGGCGGCCATAACCCCGGGCCGGGACGCCATAGCGGCGCAGCACCGCCATCATATCTTTGCCGAGCTGGCCCTCCGCTCCGGTAACGAGCACAATCCTTCCCTGATTCATCATCTCACCCACCTCGCTCCAGACTGGACAGGGAGAACGTCTCGGCGCTTTCCAGCAGCGGCAGCATCTTGTCCTTGTCCGACATTATCGGATCCGAGGCCGGCCACGGTATCCCGATCGCGGGATCATCCCATCGGATCCCCCGATCCCATTCCGGCGCGTAGTGGGCATCCACCTTGTACATCACCTCGGTATCATCCACCAAGGTGCAGAATCCGTGGGCATAGCCTGGCGGAATCAGGAGCTGCCGCTTGTTGGCCGCGCTCAAAATCACGCCAATCCATTGGCCGAACCGCGGTGATCCGCGGCGGATATCGACCGCCACATCATATATGGCGCCGGCAAGCACCCGCACCAGCTTCGTCTGCGCCATCGGCTCCAACTGGTAATGCAATCCGCGAATCGTTCCGGCCCGGGCAGACAGCGAATGATTATCCTGCACGAACGTCTGCGGAATACCGGAAGCCTCCCATTTTTCGCGATGATAGCTTTCCATAAAAAAGCCGCGGCCGTCTTCCAACACTTTCGGTTCCAACATCAAAACGCCGTCGAGCGGCGTAGAAGTGATTTTCATGTAACACAACTCCTTGTTCTGACGAATCGGACGGTTCAGCCGCTTGGCCGCTCCCCTTCGCGGACGCCTCGCCGAGGGCTGGAATACCCATTTCCTCATCCTATGCAGAACCGCAGTGCAGCGTCTGTATGGCCGGAATCATAACGACGCCTACTTATATATATGCCCGCGGATCCCGAACAATGATCCCGCGCCTGCGATCGCTCTCATCGGCTTGAGACTTGGAACAGAGCCGGCGATCCGATATCCGGCCGCCGTTCTCCCCGCTTCGAGGGCCGCGCGACCCGCCATCGGCAGGCCGGGGCATCGAAGCGGCCTTGTCCGCCGATAAGCCGCCCCGTAGCATCCGGGCCGGGACGGCAATCCGGGCCGAAACTGGATGCTCATTGCGCCCCGGACACAACCGGCCTATAATGAGACGACGGAAACCGGTGTACAAAGACGGGCCCCTATGCCGGACGCACGTCTCGCCGGAGCGCTGTCAGGCACCGGTTCAACTCGCCACCAGATTCGGTGCCAGGCCGAGTTGGCCGTCTCACAGCCTTCGAGGGCCAAGATTGCGACGGGCTGATGGGGCTGATGGGGCTGAGAGGCCGATGGGGCCGTTACATCCGAAGCCACAGGAGAAGCAAATTAGAAGCAAAGGAGGAGCACCAAGATGGAGCTCGGAAGCCGACTGGGACAGCTGCGCGAGCGCAGCGGCTGGACGCAGGAAGAAATGGCGGAGAAGCTAGGCATTACGCGGGCCGCACTATCGCATTACGAGAAGAACCGGCGCAAGCCCGACTTCGAGACCTTGATACGGGCAGCCGATCTGTTCGGCGTGTCGGTTGATTATTTGATCGGCCGGCTTCCCCGCGGGGGCATGCGGCCGGATTCGAAGCCCGCTGAAGCCGCCCCCGGAATCGAGCTGAGTGATCCTTTGGCGTTGAGCCGCCTTCGCTTCGAGGTCGACGGGGAGCCACTAACTTACGAGGAAGCACGCCGATTCGTCGCCTTCGTGCGGGCGGAGCGGATGATGCGCTAAGGGGCAGGGGATCTGACTTGGTGCAGAGAGGTGTGCCGCGCCAGGGCAGGCGGGGGCACGCTATTCGGGCAGGGGCGATTCAATGCCGCAGCGAGCCTTCCCGTTCAAAAACGCAAAAAAACCTGCAAAAGTGCAGGATTCGTGCCGTACCTCCTTTTCGAAAGGAAAAATACTGCAAAAGCGCATCAATTTCCCTCCTTATCGCTTGGATCGGGATAGAATGGACGAAAAATCCTGTCTTTTTGCAGGAATCCTACCAAAAAAGGGTTATGCACCGGTAAAATGCTGTAAAATTGCAGGATTGCTCTCCTCGGTGCCATCATACATAGAGCTGCAGGCTCAAAGGAGGCGGCTAGGAGCAATGTAGAGAAATAAAAAACATCCCCGCCTTTCAAACGAGGATGTCCCAGTGAGTTAAGCAATGTTGCTTAAGATAGGTTTGTGAAGCTACCTTCCTCTACATGCCTCAAGATGTGCTCGGGAAGCCACATTCCGCTGCATGCCTCAAGAGTAGCTTGTAAAGCTAGGTTCCACAACGTTTCATCAGGTAAGCTTATAAAGCTACGTTCCTCTACGTGCCTCAAGATGTGCTCGGGAAGCTACATTCCGCTGCATGCCTCAAGAGTAACTTGTAAAGCTAGGTTCCACAACGTTTCATCGGTAAGCTTATAAAGCTACGTTCCTCTACATGCGGAAGCCACATTCCGCTGCATGCCTCAAGATGCGCTCGGGAAGCCACATTCCGCTG includes these proteins:
- a CDS encoding bactofilin family protein; its protein translation is MFQRSSQRIKPTDTFIGHGTDMNGTIHSQSNVRIDGKFTGELSSSGTITVGERGEAHSTLIARHVVVAGTVVGDIKTTGRLLITSSGQVLGHCESGLLVVEEGGILNGTSMVEREAKEGTFANGAAAACEPPERERPEKQDDEENAGTKQAG
- a CDS encoding diaminopimelate decarboxylase, which translates into the protein MRGKQLPTAVKCLGCQRLLVHEEAMLVFRTGFCGDNPIGGCEQCIAKHRPLNRLWRVRLTDLPYESLR
- a CDS encoding ATPase, producing the protein MRCAVMGAREGGLDLAWRLSKLGHDVWLVLPEAEEAEHWRRVCASRMLCTVHADYAVRRADAVVVPGSWPRGRGLAEAMRLAIVAAPEAAPGSTERLRGGGEAGPATDVAYLPPAWLQATGTVLLGTADGQPLAALGELFAPMKRPVRYVPYRVAEYAQRWAARGGVPLWRERPAEPADEEARRLWRSSCRPEMDRVERLRYPPWPKTMPGLGGGLTRQRGGPA
- the rfbD gene encoding dTDP-4-dehydrorhamnose reductase, with product MNQGRIVLVTGAEGQLGKDMMAVLRRYGVPARGYGRQELDVTDAEEVLRVFLRDRPSAVIHAAAYTKVDEAELNPDLAYQVNAFGSRNVAAAASQAGAKLVYVSTDYVFDGRTTKPYTETSRTRPINVYGASKREGERFVQLLQPSSFIVRTSWVYGPHGNNFVKTMLRQAAVQPELKVVHDQSGCPTYTLDLAEMILRLLRTNRFGTYHVTNAGICSWHEFALAIMEEAGLSVKVRSVPTSQFPRPARRPSFSALEGWALRLNGFPPMRPWREALADYLRRYAAGGPVR
- the rfbC gene encoding dTDP-4-dehydrorhamnose 3,5-epimerase, which codes for MKITSTPLDGVLMLEPKVLEDGRGFFMESYHREKWEASGIPQTFVQDNHSLSARAGTIRGLHYQLEPMAQTKLVRVLAGAIYDVAVDIRRGSPRFGQWIGVILSAANKRQLLIPPGYAHGFCTLVDDTEVMYKVDAHYAPEWDRGIRWDDPAIGIPWPASDPIMSDKDKMLPLLESAETFSLSSLERGG
- a CDS encoding helix-turn-helix domain-containing protein gives rise to the protein MELGSRLGQLRERSGWTQEEMAEKLGITRAALSHYEKNRRKPDFETLIRAADLFGVSVDYLIGRLPRGGMRPDSKPAEAAPGIELSDPLALSRLRFEVDGEPLTYEEARRFVAFVRAERMMR